The sequence GAACATGAAATGAAGCTTATATCACAAACTATAGTGTGTGACTACATGTGGGTCCATGCATGTGAGTTTGAAGGAGGGGAGTTGTCCATCGAAATTTTGTCCATTTATTGTAAAGTGTAGTGCAACTAGAAGTCTCTCAGTGTGTCACAACCAAGAGTAGTTTGAaccctctctttctctactgtgtgtgtgtgtgtgtgtgtgtgtgtgtgtgtgtgtgtgtgtgtgtgtgtgtgtgtgtgtgtgtgcgtgcgtgcatgtcACACAGGTCGTCGGAACCTGAATAACTCCGCCCTGCATAAGCGTCTGGACTACCTGAACAATGTGACAAGCATCATAGTCTTCATCACCACAGTCCTCAACCTCTTCATCAGTACCTTCGGCATGCAGCGCACTGGATACTTCCCATGGCTTATGATGCGcattcactgacacacaaacacacttctgaCTGGTATCTGCACTAACATagagacacacattcacaataGCTCatgaaatacatacatacatacgtaCATGTGTGTCTTCTGGCCATAAAACTTGATATGTATCTTAACTATGCATCCATCAATGTTTAACAAAGATATTGTAAAGTAGCTACAGGCCTCATTTTGTGActtattttataattaattactTCATTGCCTGTTATAAATATTTTCTACACTGTGTTGGACTCTGGTAGAGCTCCTCAAATTTCTGTCTAagcactaaaataaaaatagtttaaacCCACTTTTTGCTCAATATTCTATACAAAGAGTAACAAATTTGCCCTGAAAGCTAATTAAAGCAATAATACTGTAAGTTGAATGCGATAGACCTTCCTTTCTCCTAATTCCATCCTTTTACCCCACACTTTATAGTTAATGGTACCATCTAGTGAAAGAAATCAGGATTGCAAAACAGCCTCATCTAACAGCTGCTCActtcaacaaacaaaaccaacataTAAATTAAGTAAAGGAAGAGCGTGACTTATTGTTATGATTCAAAATATCtgacttgattgattgatttgttgattcatatggaaaaagtttattttttgcaGCATGTTCAATCATCAGGGTTCTCGACCATCCTGCTCTTCTACTGTATTGTTGTTGACTTCTtttaataatgtatttaatgaCGTTCACGTTGACTCACTTTACAGCAAATAAAGAGAAAGTGGAGAGAGGTATCTACCAGATAAAACAAcactgtgtcatttttacatcagTTTTGTACTATGCCCTTCATCTGCAATCTCTTATCTCTGCACTTTGATGTtcgtttttgtttgtttaatttgccACAATTAGGCAATCACTGACAGATCCCGTGGAGGACAAGAAAAAGACCTGTTTGATAAAGAGCAGAATGCTAAATGTTCCTGCAAAGTGACATTTATAATATTGATTGATATGGAATATAGTATTATTACAGAATGTGTATAGCATTACAGAGATAAATGACATATtgtaaaatgacaaactgtaaaataaaaccaaaaatgccacaacaataaaaaaacgtCCAAAAAACATGTAATCCACAAGAAAAATCCCAGTGCTTTCAATGACTGCTTCTTTGATAGAAAAGCAAAAAGTCTGATGGGAGTGCACAATGCAAAATACTTTTTCCAGGAAGAGGAGGGGCAGATGAAGGGAGGGATAATGTGTCATTCCCAAGAAACGAAAGTTCACGCTTAATAGGAAACTTTCTACTGCTCTCTACACCTAGTTTCCACAGACAGCTCTGCAGGTAAACTTCAACTACTCTGATTCCTCTTATGCTCTTGCTGAATTATACTCAGACATCGCCTGTAATATTGTAAGAGTAAGCTCTTTGCAAATAGTTTGAGTTTAAATGTGAGTTCAAAGAATCCGGAAGCCTGTGAGGAGATGACAGCCTGTAATATCAACAATGTGATCATTATAGCTGTAAATCCATACTGTAAAATATCTTTGGGCTCTGTTACGTTTTGCCACTGGGCATGTTATGACTATATCAATGACTCTATATGACTTTTTCTCGTGCATtgctgctgcagaaaaaaatccaTCCTCGCTAATGGGCTACTGGccatataatatactgtatcacCACTGATGTTCTGCATCGTCATGAAGTTACAACTTTTAGTCTAAGGGCTCTATTTTCCTGCTGGCGCAAGACCAGCGCTAGGGTAAACGCAGTCTTTATGCAGTTTTCCTCAGGTGCAAGTCTTTAAGTAGTTTTCGTCTGTTCCTGGTGATTTCTTGTCACCAAAAGCAGCCAAGGCGCCAGGTGGAGCACACTTGCGCTGACGTGGGAGTTGAGGCGCAGTTCGTGGCTGTGTTCATGCAGATTAGGCAATAAAACCAGCTCAGACCAGCTCTTATCGTAAACGCAGACACAGGGCAATTTTGGTGACTTCAGTTGGCGGAGGCGCAGGCACACAGACttctccaaaatcacaaaagcCCGTTAATTTATATTAAGTTTCGCCCCTTTCAGTTTGCTGCAcgtttttttcatttgctggAGATTAACATgagcatcaaaacaaaaaatttaaaGAAGATTCTTATCAATAATATCCACATGCGCGCAATCTGATCACAATACTGTCTCACTCagcttctctcctctgtttcacctGTTGCTGCGTTTAAAGGGGATGAGAGGAGCTCATGTAATTGGTTATTACTGATGCTCTCCCCGACTCCACCTGCTGTTTCTGTATTTCTCCCACTAATGTATTCAGTGTCTCCTCCACGCTGCGCCTGGGTTGTGCCAACTGATTTCAAATTGCAAATAGTTGTTGGTCACACCCACATGGGGTCAAGCTTCGTGAGTCAAGACTTGAATGTGCACCTGCACCCCATTTCAGGAGAATAGGGTTCTAATTGTCTACAGCAATTTCAGTTGGTGATTTAACATAAGAAATTCTCCCTGTATGACTGTTTATCAGTGAGCCTGGAAATATTTACTCTTTGCTTCCTACGCCATGAGCtgttttgtgtatatttaaaATGCTCTGCTGTGACAGCAAGTatcagtttgtcattttcacttttGCAAGGAGAAATACAGCAGCATTTAGTGCATGTCTTGACCACACCACTACACACCCACATGTTGCCTCATGCTTTGACCTATATATTGTTTTAGACGCTATTATAACTAAATGAGGCAGGTGTCTACTTGATATACACAGTTTTGGGGTTTAAAGTTGAAAATCATAATCATCaaattctcttctcttctgtcacCTAGACATGGCCTCAGCCAGCAGTCTCCTGTGTGAAGAACAACTTCTGTGTTCAATCTGTCTATGTGCGTTCACTGAGCCTGTCTCTACTCCATGCGGACACAACTACTGCAAGTCTTGTATCACAGGGTACTGGGCCACCAGTAACGTGGCACAGTGTCCACTCTGTAAGAAGAAGTTCCGCAGAAGACCACAGCTTCAGGTCAACACAGAGTTCAGAGATATGGTGGAGCATTTCAACAACATGAGGGTGAGGGGTGCAGATGAGAGCCTTGCCCAACAAGGGGAGGTGCCCTGTGACGTCTGCCTTGGGCTAAAGCTCAAGGCCCAGAAGACGTGTCTGGTGTGTTTGGCCTCGTACTGCCAGTCTCACCTGGAGCCTCATCAGAGAGTACCAGCCCTTAAGAAGCACAAGCTGATCGATCCTGTGTTAAACCTGGAGGACAGGGTTTGTAAGAAGCATGACAAGATGTTTGAGTTCTTCTGTCGCACAGAccagatgtgtgtttgtttcttgtgtttgaAAGACGACCATGCAATGCATGAAACCGTCCCATTAGAGCACGTTGTCAGAGAGAGGAAAACCTGGATTGAGACATTGATGTCAGAAATAAAAACGATGGAAATCACTAAATCCGTGAGTGTTAAGAGAATCCAATACTCACttgaacagagaaagaaagagtcaGACAAAGAGATAGCAGACGTTGTTGAGGTTTTCACTGCTCTGGTGGCCTCCCTACAAAGAGGGCAGGCTGAGCTGATTGAGGTGATCAAGGAGAAGCAGAAAGCAGCAGTGAAGACAGCTGAAGACCACATGGCACAGCTGGAACTAGAAGTCACTGAGCTAAAGAGGAGAAGGTCTGAGATGGAGCAGCTTTTACAAACAGAggaccacctccacctcctgcaGAGCTGGCCCTCCCTCTGCTTCCCTGCACACACTGAGTACCTACACAACCCTCTGTCACACTCCACCAATCCATTTACACAAGATGGCTCCGACATGAGTCGTCAGAGCTGTGTGGGGATGGTGAAAAAAGCAGTGGCTAAGATAGAAAAGACACTCAATAATGAGATGGAGACACTCATTCAAGAGGTCAAGTTTAGTGATGGCTGTGAGGCTGCTGAACAGACTGATGTTGCTggaaaacagacaacagacaaGTTTATTAAAGAAGTGTGGAATCCACCTCAGGACAAGCTGATGATGATCCAGCTGTACGATGAAGTGGACGTGACTATGGATGCCTACACAGCCAATGCCAGACTTACGGTGTCTGAGGATGGGAAACAACTGAGACTTAATGAAGGCAATCAATTGTCGCCATCTTTATTTGCAAGAAGATTTGAACATCAATCCTTCGTCCTTGGGAAAGATGGTTTTTCCTCAGGCAGGTTCTACTATGAGGTCCAGGTCAGTCAAAGTACCCACTGGGTCTTGGGAGTTGTCAAAGAGTCCATTAACAAGCAGACCTTTTTGTTTCCCAACCCTGAGGAAGGAGGCTGGACATTTTCTGGAATCAGAAGCCTATTCGAACAGCATTATTTTCCCAACACTCGTAACCCCCTAGCAGATCCCGTGTACCTGAGCCAGAGGCCCCAGACAGTTGGTGTGTTTGTCGATTATGAGAAGGGAGAGGTCTCCTTCTATGACGTGGACACCAGGACTCTGATCTACTCCTTCACAGGCTGTACCTTCTTTGAGACCGCACCAGCACTGAAGACTCTTCTTTACACTTTGGCTGGCACTTCCTTAAGTAACAGACCGAAGCTCTACCctatttttggtttgtttggagATCATGACGATTCGCTCATAATCACTCCAGTAGGCCACACAGATTGAGGTGCCAAATACACCAAGGGAAAATGTGTGTAACTTTAATGAAAAAGTTCAGTCATTTTGGAGTTCTCATTCATATATCAGCgctgttttttgtacatatGTTCTTTGTTTTAACCCTCAGCTTTCATAAAAATTTGCATTAAACAGTGCAGATAAGATCATCTACCTGACAATAAGAAAAGGTAGAAAGTAGATAATTCACATCCATGAGGTGTGTAAATCAGGCTTTATCCTGCTTGCTGgttaaaatacagaacagaagaGAGTTGGCAGTATTGTATGCATCTGGGCACACAAAGCAATTCAAGTATTTGACCACAAGGTGATACCATTTAACCAATGTTCAGGCCTGTCTCTGTGAGACGCCAGGGAAGCAACAGAGTGGACAATGGCATCATCATGGGTACACAATTTAATCCTGTTGTCACTTTCAACAATgcttttactgtatatacataggTTCAACATTAGAGGCTCACATGTACTTTTTCTCAGTATCAATAATCTTGTTCAACAGttatttcattgaattttggTATACCATTGTCAGCATATAACAGGTGCccaaaaaatgatgtaaattatGAGATAGTACTCGGAATATTATGCTTGGATTACATTACGTGAACGCCACTGACTCCAGTGTCCAcaattcattcttttttaaaatgagcaaGTTTTTAAATGCTAAATCTGGCCTGCTTGGGCCAAAACATATCTGATAAATGAGTTGTATTGTGATTTACTATGCAGCTGAAATACTCAATAAAGTGCATTTCT is a genomic window of Thunnus albacares chromosome 23, fThuAlb1.1, whole genome shotgun sequence containing:
- the LOC122974906 gene encoding E3 ubiquitin-protein ligase TRIM39-like; its protein translation is MASASSLLCEEQLLCSICLCAFTEPVSTPCGHNYCKSCITGYWATSNVAQCPLCKKKFRRRPQLQVNTEFRDMVEHFNNMRVRGADESLAQQGEVPCDVCLGLKLKAQKTCLVCLASYCQSHLEPHQRVPALKKHKLIDPVLNLEDRVCKKHDKMFEFFCRTDQMCVCFLCLKDDHAMHETVPLEHVVRERKTWIETLMSEIKTMEITKSVSVKRIQYSLEQRKKESDKEIADVVEVFTALVASLQRGQAELIEVIKEKQKAAVKTAEDHMAQLELEVTELKRRRSEMEQLLQTEDHLHLLQSWPSLCFPAHTEYLHNPLSHSTNPFTQDGSDMSRQSCVGMVKKAVAKIEKTLNNEMETLIQEVKFSDGCEAAEQTDVAGKQTTDKFIKEVWNPPQDKLMMIQLYDEVDVTMDAYTANARLTVSEDGKQLRLNEGNQLSPSLFARRFEHQSFVLGKDGFSSGRFYYEVQVSQSTHWVLGVVKESINKQTFLFPNPEEGGWTFSGIRSLFEQHYFPNTRNPLADPVYLSQRPQTVGVFVDYEKGEVSFYDVDTRTLIYSFTGCTFFETAPALKTLLYTLAGTSLSNRPKLYPIFGLFGDHDDSLIITPVGHTD